One genomic segment of Salinibacter grassmerensis includes these proteins:
- a CDS encoding DUF4230 domain-containing protein → MTATMRAAIGGGVIVGLLLVGVLLWERGPSDATVQKTVLTTIQDEAPASFLVTGTLNIRVTVRVDSARYLTPSWLTYLLRQTQPSALPLLQGGSETRVRVPGTVSYGFDVQTLDASMIAVEDKGPVGVALPPLTVHSVEPDVGQLEVRSQARGWTRVLPSDMTEAVRRQALGTVTAAFREQAERRLASATQPRVNTARALEKMLRPALQAAGVKAPQFRIRVGDKLVLQPEGG, encoded by the coding sequence ATGACCGCAACCATGCGCGCCGCCATTGGGGGCGGTGTGATTGTGGGCCTCCTTCTGGTGGGGGTTCTGCTCTGGGAACGCGGCCCGTCGGACGCGACGGTACAGAAGACCGTCCTCACGACGATTCAGGACGAAGCCCCGGCCTCTTTTCTTGTCACGGGCACCCTGAACATACGGGTGACGGTACGGGTGGACTCGGCGCGGTACCTCACGCCCTCGTGGCTGACGTACCTGCTGCGACAGACCCAGCCGAGTGCTCTCCCGCTCCTGCAGGGCGGGTCGGAGACGCGGGTTCGGGTGCCTGGGACGGTATCGTACGGCTTCGACGTGCAAACGCTCGACGCATCGATGATTGCGGTGGAAGACAAGGGACCGGTGGGCGTCGCCCTGCCGCCGCTCACCGTCCACAGCGTGGAGCCGGACGTTGGCCAATTGGAGGTGCGGTCTCAGGCGCGTGGATGGACGCGGGTCCTGCCGTCCGACATGACGGAGGCCGTCCGTAGGCAAGCGTTGGGGACCGTGACGGCCGCCTTCCGAGAGCAGGCGGAGCGTCGTCTAGCCTCCGCCACGCAGCCGCGCGTGAATACTGCACGCGCCCTGGAGAAAATGCTTCGGCCGGCCCTGCAGGCCGCGGGTGTGAAGGCGCCCCAGTTTCGAATACGGGTGGGCGACAAACTCGTCCTCCAACCAGAGGGGGGATAG
- a CDS encoding isochorismate synthase, translating into MLDLDPTVIRDIDGADGVRAALADRIRDAARSSAARTVRVGVPVPGPMRPIDWVRARSSAEALYWSGRDEDRTVAACGAADVVSSSSAPVDYEALGGVLDKRLDGADPGVRYYGGVRFDAGQPTAQNHPDRRWAPFGTYRFVLPRFELVEADGALRLVCTLVLPRDADRVDEIIDALSAVALPVPSEHTALPRPYQRQDVPEHEEWTEMVRWALDAIGEGALSKVVLARRVALSLGASMDPLLVLSHLEPATPGCYHFAVRPANGAAFVGASPERLFRRDGRTVISEAVAGTRPRGETTAEDARLRDELLQSPKERREHAFVRDAIRDDLDRVCSTVRVPKKRGELALARGRHLHARITGRLRPDAGTTDVLEALHPTPAVGGVPTDDAVAAIRAREPFDRGWYAGPVGWVGRDAAEFAVGLRAGLVEETKIALFSGAGIVEGSAPDREWEEIEQKIGDFAAIMGVSDPQMASR; encoded by the coding sequence ATGCTCGATCTCGATCCCACCGTCATTCGTGACATCGACGGGGCCGACGGCGTTCGGGCGGCCCTGGCGGACCGGATCCGCGACGCGGCTCGGTCGTCCGCCGCCCGGACGGTTCGCGTGGGCGTGCCGGTCCCGGGGCCCATGCGGCCCATTGACTGGGTGCGGGCCCGGTCGTCCGCCGAGGCCCTGTACTGGTCGGGGCGAGACGAAGACCGCACGGTTGCCGCGTGCGGCGCCGCGGACGTGGTGTCGAGCAGTTCGGCCCCCGTCGACTACGAGGCCCTTGGTGGCGTCCTGGACAAGCGCCTAGACGGGGCAGATCCCGGGGTTCGGTACTACGGGGGGGTACGGTTCGACGCCGGGCAGCCCACGGCCCAGAATCACCCCGATCGTCGCTGGGCACCGTTTGGGACGTATCGCTTCGTCCTACCTCGGTTTGAGCTGGTGGAGGCGGACGGTGCGCTGCGCCTGGTCTGCACCCTGGTGCTTCCCCGAGATGCCGACCGTGTAGACGAGATCATAGACGCGTTGAGCGCGGTGGCCCTTCCTGTCCCCAGCGAACACACGGCCCTGCCCCGGCCCTACCAGCGGCAGGACGTACCGGAGCACGAAGAGTGGACCGAAATGGTGCGCTGGGCGCTTGATGCCATTGGGGAGGGTGCCCTCAGTAAGGTTGTGCTCGCCCGTCGTGTGGCCCTTTCGCTCGGTGCATCGATGGACCCACTCCTGGTGCTGAGTCACCTGGAGCCCGCGACGCCGGGATGCTACCACTTTGCGGTGCGCCCGGCAAACGGGGCGGCGTTCGTCGGGGCCTCCCCGGAGCGCCTGTTTCGACGGGACGGCCGGACCGTTATCAGTGAGGCGGTGGCCGGCACGCGGCCCCGGGGGGAGACAACGGCGGAGGACGCTCGGCTCCGGGACGAGCTCCTGCAGAGCCCGAAGGAGCGTCGCGAGCACGCGTTCGTTCGGGACGCCATCCGGGACGATCTGGACCGAGTCTGCAGTACGGTCCGCGTCCCGAAGAAGAGGGGGGAGTTGGCCTTGGCGCGTGGGCGTCATCTCCACGCCCGCATCACCGGTAGGCTCCGGCCCGACGCGGGGACGACGGACGTGCTGGAGGCGCTTCACCCCACCCCGGCGGTGGGCGGCGTGCCGACCGACGACGCCGTGGCGGCGATTCGTGCCCGAGAGCCGTTCGACCGGGGGTGGTATGCGGGGCCCGTCGGGTGGGTGGGGCGCGACGCCGCGGAGTTCGCGGTGGGGCTGCGGGCGGGACTCGTGGAAGAGACGAAGATTGCCCTGTTTTCGGGGGCGGGAATTGTCGAGGGGTCGGCACCGGACCGGGAGTGGGAGGAGATCGAGCAGAAGATCGGCGACTTTGCCGCCATCATGGGCGTGAGCGATCCCCAGATGGCCTCCCGGTAA
- a CDS encoding histidine phosphatase family protein, with the protein MSNGFRSVPVDAPTSLYLVRHGETEYNRRGIMQGGGIDSTLNATGREQARALARRFASADVDALYASTLRRATQTADILAADHEPLSRTHLRDLGEMDWGVYEGEAPSRERDASVDALKSAWRDGAYDRGPEGGESIREVQGRARRALRHILAREAGGTALVVTHGRYLRVLLATLLDAYGLEHMPDLDHSNTCVNHVVYEEGRARAERLNCTAHLPGDSASVPA; encoded by the coding sequence ATGAGTAACGGCTTTCGATCAGTCCCTGTGGATGCGCCGACGAGCCTCTACCTGGTTCGACACGGCGAAACCGAATACAACCGGCGTGGCATCATGCAGGGCGGTGGCATCGACAGCACGCTGAACGCGACCGGCCGCGAGCAGGCCCGAGCGCTGGCCCGCCGGTTCGCGTCGGCGGACGTCGATGCGCTGTATGCCAGCACACTTCGGCGGGCCACGCAGACCGCCGACATCCTCGCGGCGGACCACGAGCCGCTCTCTCGCACGCACCTGCGAGACCTGGGCGAGATGGATTGGGGCGTCTACGAAGGAGAGGCTCCGTCCCGAGAGCGGGACGCGTCGGTCGACGCCCTAAAATCGGCCTGGCGCGATGGGGCATACGACCGCGGCCCGGAGGGCGGCGAGTCCATCCGGGAGGTGCAGGGGCGGGCGCGCCGGGCGCTCCGGCACATCCTTGCGCGAGAGGCTGGGGGGACGGCCCTCGTCGTGACGCACGGCCGGTACCTGCGCGTTCTGCTCGCGACCCTCCTCGATGCGTACGGGCTGGAGCACATGCCCGATCTCGATCATTCCAACACCTGCGTCAACCACGTGGTCTACGAGGAGGGACGGGCGCGGGCCGAGCGACTCAACTGCACGGCCCACCTTCCGGGGGACAGCGCCTCAGTCCCTGCATAG
- the rnc gene encoding ribonuclease III gives MSQSLPPGVQVNAAAVERLVGGPVDDLSHYRRALTHRSLLRVHPERTFESNERLEFLGDALLDVFVGEVLYERFPEKDEGALTRLRARLVSERPLATYARHLGLGPHLLMSENAAEGNGRDNPSILADAFEAFVGAIYLDLGYAAARGFVQDQVLAPIDLQDVATRDENYKSQLLEHLQARGRPQPTYHVVQEKGPSHDKTFTVEVRIGDTAHEQGTAGSKQDAEQQAARRTLNEIAADASAS, from the coding sequence ATGAGTCAATCCCTTCCCCCCGGCGTACAGGTCAACGCAGCCGCAGTCGAACGGCTCGTGGGGGGGCCGGTCGACGATCTCTCTCACTACCGGCGGGCCCTCACTCACCGATCGTTGCTCCGCGTTCATCCGGAGCGCACGTTCGAGTCGAACGAGCGGCTTGAGTTTCTGGGGGACGCTCTCCTTGATGTGTTCGTGGGGGAGGTGCTCTACGAGCGCTTTCCGGAGAAGGACGAGGGCGCGCTCACCCGACTTCGGGCCCGACTCGTGAGCGAACGCCCCCTGGCCACCTACGCCCGTCATCTTGGCCTCGGCCCCCACCTTCTGATGAGCGAGAACGCGGCCGAAGGAAATGGGCGCGATAACCCCAGCATCCTTGCCGATGCGTTCGAGGCCTTTGTGGGGGCGATCTATCTGGACCTGGGATACGCGGCAGCGCGGGGGTTCGTGCAGGACCAGGTGCTCGCCCCCATTGACCTGCAGGACGTGGCGACCCGGGACGAAAACTACAAGAGCCAGTTGCTCGAGCACCTCCAGGCACGGGGGCGCCCTCAGCCTACCTATCACGTCGTCCAGGAGAAGGGCCCGAGCCACGACAAAACCTTTACGGTGGAGGTGCGAATCGGCGACACGGCCCACGAACAGGGAACCGCCGGCAGCAAGCAGGACGCCGAGCAACAGGCGGCCCGCCGGACGCTCAACGAAATCGCCGCGGATGCATCCGCATCGTAA
- a CDS encoding YbbR-like domain-containing protein: protein MAPNSDSQGAVFWDWLRPLFSPGDEPRRDGDPQRGMALTVCVLLSCVLWLSLTLGEQRTQTVRLPVEVVETPAGQALAEVPPTHVQVQVQGRGLELLRLLYNPPIVEVNATTSRVDVADEVTLPQGTSLQIDAVTPASFDMALEPRRTRKVPVQSRVEVDLASDYELIGDPDLVPDSVEIEGAESVVEGANAWPTTARTIENLQDTVEVEVPLADTLRRLVDAQPQSVRVTARAGRFVTEKREVAVDVTGVPSGQDLVSLQPSTIRIRYRVLFRDMFKARRAPGFFATVSYDQIRSDTTGYVTPRVHVPSDLYIRDSEPIPSRLRYYTFVSES, encoded by the coding sequence GTGGCCCCCAACTCCGATTCCCAAGGCGCGGTGTTCTGGGATTGGCTGCGTCCCCTCTTTTCTCCGGGCGACGAGCCCCGACGGGATGGAGACCCGCAGCGCGGCATGGCCCTGACGGTGTGCGTCCTGCTCTCTTGCGTCCTGTGGCTGTCGCTGACCCTCGGGGAGCAGCGCACACAGACCGTCCGGCTGCCGGTCGAGGTCGTGGAAACCCCCGCGGGACAGGCCCTTGCGGAGGTGCCCCCGACACACGTGCAGGTGCAGGTGCAGGGCCGAGGGCTCGAGCTTCTCCGCCTGCTCTACAATCCCCCCATCGTAGAGGTGAATGCCACCACGAGTCGAGTCGATGTGGCCGACGAGGTGACCCTGCCGCAGGGAACATCGCTCCAAATCGATGCCGTCACGCCCGCCTCGTTCGACATGGCCTTGGAGCCTCGTCGGACCCGAAAGGTGCCGGTCCAAAGTCGTGTGGAGGTTGATCTCGCGTCCGACTATGAGTTGATCGGCGACCCGGACCTTGTGCCCGACTCGGTGGAAATAGAGGGGGCGGAGTCAGTAGTTGAGGGGGCGAACGCGTGGCCGACCACGGCGCGCACCATCGAGAACCTCCAGGATACCGTCGAGGTGGAGGTCCCCCTGGCCGATACGCTTCGCCGGCTCGTGGACGCGCAGCCACAGTCGGTCCGGGTGACGGCGCGAGCGGGGCGGTTTGTAACGGAAAAGCGAGAGGTAGCGGTGGACGTGACCGGTGTCCCGTCCGGTCAAGACCTCGTGTCGCTCCAGCCCTCCACGATTCGGATTCGGTATCGGGTCCTGTTTCGCGACATGTTCAAAGCGCGTCGTGCCCCGGGATTCTTCGCCACCGTCTCGTACGACCAAATTCGCTCCGACACGACCGGATACGTCACGCCACGTGTGCACGTCCCCTCCGACCTATACATCCGTGACTCGGAACCCATTCCGTCGCGGCTGCGCTACTACACCTTTGTCTCTGAAAGCTAG
- a CDS encoding NAD-dependent succinate-semialdehyde dehydrogenase — MPLVSVNPTTEQEIERYAVHTGQEVERRLERAASAFDVNRRRSFDERAARLERAADLLEDKAPALGALMTEEMGKPLTQAQGEAEKCAWVCRYYAEHGADFLADRAVETPAQKSYVSHEPLGPILAVMPWNFPFWQAFRFSAPTLMAGNVVLLKHAPNVTGCAEAIAELLQEAGFADHELQVLRVDEETVGTVLEDHRVRGATLTGSVPAGAAVAQQAAAQIKPTVLELGGSDPFIVCADADLAAAASVGCTARMQNNGQSCIAAKRFIVERAVLDDFRERLVEHVEALTVGVPKDQETDVGPMARGDLRDTVHDQVERAIGEGAVAITGGHTLERDGFFYAPTVLTDVAPGTVAFDEEIFGPVASIIAADDAEHAVALANDTRFGLGGSIFTQDLDRGEQMARSLEVGCVFVNEMTKSDPRVPFGGIKDSGYGRELSHHGIREFVNIKTVWVED, encoded by the coding sequence ATGCCACTTGTCTCTGTAAATCCCACGACCGAACAAGAGATCGAACGGTACGCGGTGCACACTGGCCAAGAGGTCGAGCGCCGGCTCGAGCGAGCCGCATCGGCCTTCGACGTGAACCGGCGCCGCTCGTTCGACGAGCGGGCCGCACGGCTCGAGCGGGCCGCCGACCTTCTCGAAGACAAAGCCCCTGCGCTTGGGGCCCTCATGACCGAGGAGATGGGAAAGCCCCTCACGCAGGCGCAGGGCGAAGCCGAGAAGTGTGCGTGGGTCTGTCGGTACTACGCGGAGCACGGCGCCGACTTCTTGGCCGACCGGGCGGTGGAGACACCTGCGCAGAAAAGCTATGTCTCCCACGAGCCCCTCGGGCCCATTCTGGCCGTCATGCCGTGGAATTTCCCATTCTGGCAGGCGTTTCGGTTTAGCGCACCCACCCTCATGGCCGGCAACGTGGTCCTGCTGAAGCACGCGCCGAACGTAACGGGGTGCGCCGAGGCGATCGCGGAGCTGCTGCAGGAGGCCGGATTTGCGGATCACGAGCTGCAGGTGCTGCGCGTCGACGAAGAGACTGTCGGGACCGTTCTGGAAGATCACCGCGTCCGGGGCGCCACACTCACCGGAAGCGTGCCGGCCGGGGCGGCGGTTGCCCAGCAGGCGGCGGCCCAGATCAAGCCGACGGTACTGGAGCTTGGCGGCTCCGATCCGTTCATCGTCTGTGCCGACGCCGACCTGGCGGCGGCCGCCTCCGTGGGGTGCACGGCGCGCATGCAGAACAATGGTCAGAGCTGCATCGCCGCAAAACGCTTCATCGTGGAGCGGGCCGTGCTCGACGACTTCCGAGAGCGGCTGGTCGAGCATGTGGAGGCCCTCACTGTCGGCGTCCCAAAAGACCAGGAGACGGACGTCGGGCCGATGGCGCGCGGCGATCTGCGCGACACGGTGCACGACCAGGTGGAGCGGGCCATTGGAGAAGGGGCCGTGGCTATCACGGGAGGACACACGCTCGAGCGCGACGGGTTCTTTTACGCCCCGACCGTCCTCACCGACGTGGCCCCCGGCACAGTGGCCTTCGACGAAGAGATCTTTGGCCCCGTGGCGTCCATCATCGCGGCCGACGACGCCGAGCACGCCGTGGCCCTTGCCAACGACACTCGGTTCGGGCTCGGGGGAAGCATTTTCACCCAGGACCTCGACAGGGGAGAGCAAATGGCCCGCAGCCTAGAGGTCGGGTGTGTCTTCGTGAACGAGATGACGAAGAGCGACCCTCGCGTTCCGTTCGGGGGCATTAAAGACAGCGGCTACGGCCGCGAGCTGTCGCACCACGGGATTCGTGAGTTCGTGAACATCAAAACTGTGTGGGTCGAGGACTGA
- the menD gene encoding 2-succinyl-5-enolpyruvyl-6-hydroxy-3-cyclohexene-1-carboxylic-acid synthase — protein sequence MAHQSWSVLDAPNPTYLWTQLLVEELVRSGVGTFFVAPGSRSTPLTVAIARHPEAESVLHVDERGAAFAALGVGRATQRPAAWVTTSGTAVANGLPAAVEASVDGVPMLLLTADRPPELRDTGANQTIDQVKIFGDYVRWQADVPPPSNEVDPAYVLTTADQALHRTLRAPPGPVHLNCMFRKPLEPVETEASVAVPTAVEEWATDTEPYTHYPTPNPTPPGPEVDALAKKMSGTAYGLVVAGRLDSAAAADASHRLATHLGWPLVPDLTSRLRRGGKEGPERVPYGDLVLTSEAFRESHPPTAVLQVGGRFASKRLRLFLRDSAPEVWAVVRPAPTRIDPDHRVTHHVEAAVPTAADALIARLEGGVRGTTWRDEWASASERAGAVVQAHIQDSDTLTDPLVATLLTEEMPSEHALVAASSMPVRDLNRHAAPVGAGGPAYANRGASGIDGTVATAAGVAEGRDGPVTLLIGDLALWHDLNGLALLQDRPVVAIVVNNDGGGIFHFLPIREHDEFDPYFTTPHGQDFEHAAALFGLPYHRPDSPSAFRSAYAQACRSGGAALIEVQTDRTVNRQVHDRLEASVERAVSDG from the coding sequence GTGGCCCATCAATCCTGGTCCGTCCTCGACGCGCCCAATCCCACCTACCTGTGGACGCAGCTCCTCGTGGAGGAACTCGTACGGAGTGGCGTGGGCACCTTCTTCGTTGCGCCGGGATCCCGCTCTACGCCACTCACGGTTGCCATCGCGCGCCACCCGGAGGCCGAATCGGTGCTGCACGTGGACGAACGGGGGGCTGCATTTGCGGCGCTGGGCGTGGGGCGCGCGACGCAGAGACCCGCCGCCTGGGTCACCACGTCCGGAACCGCCGTCGCGAATGGCCTGCCCGCCGCGGTGGAGGCCTCGGTTGACGGCGTGCCGATGCTTCTCCTCACGGCCGACCGCCCGCCGGAGCTACGCGATACGGGGGCCAACCAGACGATTGATCAGGTGAAGATCTTCGGGGACTACGTGCGGTGGCAGGCCGACGTCCCCCCGCCGTCTAACGAGGTTGACCCTGCGTACGTCTTAACGACGGCCGACCAGGCCCTGCACCGGACCCTGCGTGCGCCCCCAGGGCCAGTGCATCTGAACTGTATGTTTCGGAAGCCGCTGGAGCCAGTGGAGACGGAGGCGTCGGTCGCCGTTCCGACCGCCGTTGAAGAGTGGGCGACGGACACCGAGCCGTATACGCACTACCCAACTCCCAATCCCACCCCGCCTGGTCCCGAGGTCGATGCGCTGGCCAAAAAGATGAGCGGCACCGCGTACGGGCTCGTGGTGGCGGGGCGGCTCGACTCGGCCGCGGCGGCCGACGCGAGCCATCGGCTGGCCACGCACCTCGGCTGGCCGCTCGTTCCCGACCTTACGTCTCGTCTCCGGCGGGGTGGGAAGGAAGGGCCGGAACGGGTGCCGTACGGAGACCTTGTGCTGACGTCAGAGGCCTTCCGAGAGTCCCATCCGCCGACGGCCGTCCTGCAGGTCGGGGGGCGTTTTGCGTCGAAGCGGCTCCGTCTCTTCCTCCGTGACAGCGCCCCGGAGGTCTGGGCCGTCGTGCGCCCTGCTCCCACCCGCATCGATCCGGACCACCGGGTGACGCACCACGTGGAGGCGGCCGTTCCCACGGCGGCCGACGCGCTGATTGCGCGGCTTGAGGGTGGCGTGAGGGGCACGACGTGGCGCGACGAATGGGCCAGTGCGAGCGAGCGCGCCGGGGCCGTTGTGCAGGCCCACATACAGGATTCAGATACGCTCACCGACCCGCTCGTGGCCACCCTTCTTACGGAAGAGATGCCGTCGGAGCACGCGCTCGTGGCGGCCAGCAGCATGCCGGTGCGGGACCTCAACCGCCACGCTGCCCCCGTCGGGGCGGGTGGACCGGCCTACGCCAACCGGGGCGCAAGTGGCATCGATGGGACCGTGGCGACCGCGGCGGGGGTCGCCGAAGGGCGTGACGGTCCGGTGACGCTCCTGATTGGAGACCTCGCCCTCTGGCACGACCTAAATGGGCTGGCCCTTCTTCAAGATCGGCCCGTCGTGGCGATCGTTGTCAACAACGATGGCGGGGGCATTTTTCATTTCCTGCCCATCCGCGAGCACGACGAGTTTGATCCGTACTTTACGACGCCCCACGGCCAGGACTTCGAGCACGCAGCGGCCCTGTTCGGTCTGCCCTATCATCGCCCGGACTCCCCGTCGGCCTTCCGCAGCGCCTACGCTCAGGCCTGTCGGTCTGGAGGGGCGGCCCTCATCGAGGTGCAGACCGACCGCACGGTGAATCGGCAGGTGCACGATCGCCTGGAGGCATCCGTCGAGCGTGCCGTATCGGACGGGTAG